In the Lascolabacillus massiliensis genome, one interval contains:
- a CDS encoding glycoside hydrolase family 9 protein: MNKRLLLNLTSIFLCLFTVSIRAQEFKLTPSEYFQNRGVDMMVYDDIYPEGHQGGLSLIMHGNRVATNGDIRLEPTPGQWQPVPVQRKRVVDHSSNTITVHLSYPDSSRHLTGFNPMIYPDLVFNYTVKVKSEGKSIIVSVDLDRPIPPEFIGKVGFNLELFPGALFGKPWIMDDKQSGIFPQQPNGPTSIIHTNHNHTGNFNKTGKASVDQLAGEGYSPIIADDIVSEPYATGKRFVVRPDDPYNNYTIESLRTELKLYDGRMNHNNGWFVVRSEVPEGITKEAIKWVITPNVVEDWLYTPVVQTSQVGYHPNQPKVAVIELDKKDIGRDTPVLYKITSDGVKEIFKDDGKKWGEFLRYSYLKFDFSDIKEEGLYQVIYGDSKSSIFRISKDIYDRGVWQPVLEYFLPVQMCHMRVNEKYRVWHDLCHFDDARMAPVDFNHIDGYVQGPSTLTKFNPGDFVPGLNIGGWHDAGDFDLRVESQAGETYILTLAYEAFNVDYDVTTIDQHSRITEIHQPDGKPDLLQQIENGTLSVVGAYRSLGRLYRGIITNSLRDYVLLGDASAMTDNEIGNNDDRWVFTENNPARELTTAANVAAASRALKGFNDTLSIQAIECAKEIYEITEENNRSKSAKVHAAVELYLTTGDVKYKEWLLKETDYIVKNINSLGWFLGRAEKRINDTAFSKAIEQSLHSLKNNLDTQAAETPYGIPYRPHIWGAGWNIQEFGFKHYFLHKSYPDIFGTEYIYNALNFILGCHPGSNTASFASGIGVNSATVGYGLNRADWSYIPGGVISGTALIRPDFPELLEFPFLWQQVEYVMGGGSSHYMFLVLAAQQLLTEQ, translated from the coding sequence ATGAACAAAAGGCTTCTACTGAATTTAACCTCTATTTTTCTTTGCCTCTTCACAGTGTCCATTCGTGCTCAGGAATTTAAGCTGACTCCATCCGAATACTTCCAAAACAGGGGAGTAGACATGATGGTTTATGATGATATCTATCCTGAAGGTCACCAGGGAGGTTTATCACTAATTATGCATGGAAATCGTGTGGCTACCAATGGTGATATCCGATTAGAACCAACACCGGGACAATGGCAGCCTGTACCAGTACAACGCAAAAGGGTTGTTGATCATAGTTCAAATACAATAACAGTGCATTTGAGTTATCCTGATTCTTCTCGTCATCTGACAGGATTTAATCCTATGATATATCCCGATCTGGTATTTAATTATACTGTAAAAGTCAAAAGTGAGGGTAAGTCAATTATAGTCAGTGTTGACCTGGACCGTCCTATTCCCCCTGAGTTCATTGGTAAAGTTGGTTTCAATTTGGAACTTTTTCCGGGTGCTCTCTTTGGTAAACCATGGATAATGGATGATAAACAGTCGGGTATATTTCCACAACAGCCAAATGGCCCTACCAGCATCATACATACAAATCATAATCATACAGGTAATTTCAACAAAACCGGGAAAGCATCTGTTGACCAGCTTGCAGGAGAAGGATACAGTCCCATTATAGCTGACGATATTGTATCCGAGCCATATGCTACAGGCAAACGTTTTGTTGTCCGACCCGATGATCCATATAATAATTACACAATTGAATCGTTAAGAACAGAACTAAAATTATATGATGGGAGGATGAATCACAACAATGGATGGTTTGTCGTTAGAAGTGAAGTTCCTGAAGGAATAACAAAAGAAGCAATCAAATGGGTAATTACACCAAATGTTGTTGAAGATTGGCTATATACACCTGTTGTACAAACCTCACAGGTAGGATATCATCCAAATCAACCTAAAGTAGCTGTTATCGAGCTGGATAAAAAGGATATAGGTCGCGACACTCCTGTTTTATACAAGATTACTTCTGATGGAGTAAAAGAGATATTTAAAGATGATGGTAAAAAATGGGGTGAATTCTTACGTTACAGCTATTTAAAATTTGATTTTTCAGATATCAAAGAAGAAGGTTTATACCAGGTTATTTACGGTGATTCAAAATCAAGCATCTTTAGAATATCAAAGGATATATATGACAGAGGAGTCTGGCAACCGGTACTTGAGTACTTCCTACCTGTTCAAATGTGCCATATGAGAGTAAACGAGAAGTATCGTGTTTGGCATGATCTGTGTCACTTTGACGATGCTCGGATGGCTCCTGTTGATTTCAACCATATTGATGGTTATGTACAGGGGCCGTCAACACTTACTAAGTTCAATCCGGGTGATTTTGTACCAGGTCTGAATATAGGAGGCTGGCATGATGCTGGTGACTTTGACTTAAGAGTAGAATCTCAGGCGGGTGAAACCTATATTTTAACCTTAGCTTATGAGGCTTTTAATGTAGATTATGATGTTACAACTATTGATCAGCACTCACGTATAACAGAGATTCATCAGCCAGACGGGAAGCCTGATCTGCTGCAACAGATTGAAAATGGAACATTGTCTGTTGTTGGAGCTTACCGTTCACTGGGTCGTTTATACAGGGGGATAATCACTAACAGTCTGCGTGATTATGTTCTTCTTGGAGATGCGTCTGCTATGACTGATAATGAGATTGGTAATAATGATGACCGATGGGTGTTTACTGAGAATAATCCCGCCAGAGAACTGACTACTGCAGCAAATGTGGCTGCTGCATCAAGGGCATTGAAAGGTTTTAATGATACTCTAAGCATTCAGGCTATAGAGTGCGCCAAGGAGATTTATGAAATCACAGAGGAGAATAATCGCTCTAAATCAGCAAAGGTGCATGCTGCTGTTGAACTATATCTTACAACCGGTGATGTTAAATATAAAGAGTGGCTTCTCAAAGAAACAGATTATATAGTAAAAAATATAAATAGTTTAGGTTGGTTTCTTGGAAGAGCAGAAAAGAGAATTAACGATACTGCATTCTCTAAAGCTATTGAACAATCACTGCATAGTCTGAAAAATAACCTGGACACTCAAGCCGCTGAAACACCTTACGGAATTCCTTACCGCCCGCACATCTGGGGAGCCGGATGGAATATTCAGGAGTTCGGATTCAAACACTATTTTCTACATAAGTCATATCCTGATATTTTTGGAACTGAATATATTTACAATGCACTTAACTTCATCTTAGGATGTCATCCAGGATCTAACACTGCATCATTTGCTTCGGGTATTGGAGTAAATTCAGCAACAGTTGGATACGGTTTAAACAGAGCTGACTGGTCATATATTCCTGGGGGTGTTATTTCAGGTACAGCATTGATTCGACCTGACTTTCCCGAATTACTTGAGTTTCCTTTTTTGTGGCAACAGGTTGAATATGTAATGGGAGGAGGGTCTTCACACTATATGTTTCTTGTTTTGGCAGCACAGCAATTATTGACAGAACAATAA
- a CDS encoding Mrp/NBP35 family ATP-binding protein: MAIYPQLIIDALKNVRYPGTGQDIVSAGMVEDDIRIEGMKVSFSLITEKAHDPFIKSLVKMAEQAILTYADKDIDIVGNISVKSKQAPRPELPELLPGVKNIIAVASGKGGVGKSTVCTNLAVALALKGYKVGLLDADIFGPSVPKMLGVEDSSPALAKKDGRDLMVPIENYGIKMLSIGFFVNKNDAVVWRGAMASNALKQMIADADWGDLDYFLIDFPPGTSDIHLTLVQTVPITGAVIVSTPQEVALADARKGISMFTGDKVNVPILGLVENMSWFTPAELPENRYYLFGKEGCKRLAEEQGYNLLGQIPIVQSIREGGDDGQPVALNQDSITGVAFSQLADNLVVAVDKRNSSLPKTSIVEMKSK; the protein is encoded by the coding sequence ATGGCAATATATCCACAACTTATAATTGATGCACTTAAAAATGTGCGATATCCGGGAACCGGTCAGGACATCGTTTCTGCAGGAATGGTAGAAGACGATATACGTATAGAGGGTATGAAAGTGAGTTTTTCCCTTATAACAGAGAAAGCTCACGATCCTTTCATTAAATCTCTGGTAAAGATGGCAGAGCAAGCTATTCTAACCTATGCTGATAAAGATATAGATATCGTTGGAAACATATCTGTGAAATCAAAGCAAGCACCAAGACCTGAACTACCTGAATTGTTGCCCGGAGTAAAGAACATAATAGCTGTAGCTTCGGGAAAAGGTGGTGTAGGTAAAAGTACCGTCTGCACTAACCTTGCAGTAGCTCTGGCACTAAAAGGTTATAAGGTTGGCCTTCTCGATGCCGATATTTTCGGTCCTTCTGTACCTAAAATGCTTGGAGTGGAGGACTCCTCACCTGCATTGGCAAAGAAAGATGGTCGTGACCTCATGGTTCCCATCGAGAATTATGGCATTAAAATGCTCTCAATAGGTTTCTTTGTAAACAAGAATGATGCAGTTGTATGGCGAGGTGCAATGGCGAGCAATGCACTTAAGCAGATGATCGCTGATGCTGATTGGGGCGATCTGGACTATTTCCTCATAGATTTCCCTCCAGGTACAAGCGATATTCATCTTACACTTGTACAGACAGTACCCATTACTGGTGCAGTTATAGTGAGCACACCTCAGGAGGTTGCTCTGGCAGATGCCCGTAAAGGTATAAGTATGTTTACAGGTGATAAGGTAAATGTTCCAATTCTTGGTCTGGTAGAGAATATGTCATGGTTCACACCAGCTGAGCTGCCAGAAAACAGATACTACCTTTTTGGAAAAGAAGGATGTAAAAGGCTTGCAGAAGAACAGGGCTACAATCTGCTTGGACAGATACCTATCGTTCAAAGCATTCGTGAAGGAGGTGATGATGGCCAGCCTGTAGCACTAAATCAGGACAGCATCACAGGAGTCGCATTCAGTCAGCTTGCCGACAATTTGGTTGTTGCAGTTGATAAACGAAACAGTTCACTTCCGAAGACCTCAATAGTGGAAATGAAGAGTAAATAA
- the trmB gene encoding tRNA (guanosine(46)-N7)-methyltransferase TrmB produces the protein MAKNKLAKFAEMATYSNVFQYSFKTLETEGFPLKGKWNTHFKNNNPIILELGCGKGEYTVGLARKFPDKNFIGIDIKGARIWKGATEALNDNLDNVAFIRTHIEMINYFFSDNEVSEIWITFPDPQMKKVNKRLTSTRFMKEYCKILKDNGVIHLKTDSNFLYSYTSAMIKENQLNVLFDTDDLYNSVPEDDILGIQTFYEQQWLERGLSIKYIKFICKEKTDWIEPDIEIEKDNYRSFGRSRRNINENKD, from the coding sequence ATGGCAAAAAACAAACTAGCCAAATTCGCCGAGATGGCAACGTACAGCAATGTATTTCAATATTCCTTTAAAACATTGGAAACAGAGGGCTTCCCTCTAAAGGGTAAATGGAATACCCATTTTAAAAACAACAATCCAATTATACTTGAACTTGGCTGTGGTAAAGGAGAGTACACAGTTGGCCTTGCTCGTAAGTTTCCAGACAAAAACTTTATAGGCATTGATATCAAAGGAGCTCGTATCTGGAAAGGTGCTACTGAAGCCCTCAATGATAATCTTGATAATGTTGCATTCATCCGCACTCATATTGAGATGATAAACTATTTCTTCTCAGATAATGAGGTTTCAGAGATTTGGATTACCTTCCCTGATCCGCAAATGAAGAAAGTAAACAAACGTCTGACTTCAACCAGATTCATGAAAGAATATTGCAAAATACTCAAGGACAATGGTGTTATACATCTTAAAACCGACAGTAATTTCCTTTATAGTTATACAAGTGCAATGATTAAGGAGAATCAGCTAAATGTGCTTTTTGATACTGACGATCTGTACAACTCTGTCCCTGAGGATGACATATTAGGAATTCAGACATTCTATGAACAACAGTGGCTAGAACGCGGTTTATCTATTAAATATATCAAATTTATCTGCAAGGAGAAGACCGACTGGATAGAACCAGATATAGAAATCGAAAAAGATAACTACCGCAGCTTCGGAAGAAGCAGGAGAAACATAAATGAAAACAAAGATTAA
- a CDS encoding DUF5121 domain-containing protein — protein sequence MRRLIYFILTIFGILGIYSCAEEISDLQQEGNPSLQVENQFTNVHFGDVLSFTATVSDNIPLSTLTAILYFGEEEVERTTIRTKENGVYSGEITVPFLKDIPDGTATLEFVLLNTTLKSVIQTFDIPITRASYPYLILVTADGSYPMIPTGVPNEYAATEPFPSTELPAYIKTPIVDDKGQEIIFGWEAGAVTQGVSENIPFVSPTGGTYSVTFNTMTYAATPFFEILLNGNKMMMVDKQNYQIDIDLTQNQEFEIEGLVDIADWWIDVDFFTEIETGKYRFNPISGKYRVMANLTHKYFRVEVLDGSSPATLKSDGTGAVWVIGDQLGKPSYTENHVGWNTSNALCMAPIGNKTYQMTLVAGESINANEINFKFFHQKDWGGEFGSATLSSSSDIVFVGDGNNGRDNGNLGLVEGTTLEVGATYVFTVDLSAGSSSGVLTVVKK from the coding sequence ATGAGAAGATTAATATATTTTATACTTACTATATTCGGGATTCTCGGCATATACTCTTGTGCAGAAGAAATAAGTGATCTGCAGCAGGAAGGTAATCCCTCACTGCAAGTAGAGAATCAGTTTACAAACGTACACTTTGGTGATGTTTTATCATTTACAGCAACGGTGAGTGATAACATCCCCCTCTCTACTCTAACAGCAATTCTTTACTTTGGTGAAGAAGAGGTTGAAAGAACAACTATACGAACAAAAGAGAATGGTGTGTATTCAGGTGAGATTACTGTTCCTTTCCTCAAGGATATACCTGATGGAACGGCAACTTTGGAGTTTGTATTGCTTAATACAACTCTTAAAAGCGTTATTCAAACTTTTGATATTCCTATTACAAGAGCATCTTACCCATACCTCATACTTGTTACAGCTGATGGCTCATATCCAATGATTCCTACAGGTGTGCCTAACGAGTATGCAGCAACTGAACCATTCCCTTCAACTGAGCTTCCGGCATATATAAAAACACCGATTGTAGATGATAAAGGACAGGAAATTATATTTGGATGGGAAGCTGGTGCAGTTACTCAGGGTGTATCTGAAAATATACCGTTTGTAAGTCCTACCGGAGGCACTTACTCTGTAACATTTAATACAATGACTTATGCCGCAACTCCATTTTTTGAAATACTTCTGAATGGAAATAAGATGATGATGGTTGATAAGCAGAATTATCAGATTGATATAGATCTAACTCAAAATCAGGAGTTTGAAATTGAGGGACTGGTGGATATTGCCGACTGGTGGATTGATGTTGATTTTTTCACTGAGATCGAAACTGGTAAGTACAGATTCAACCCAATTAGTGGCAAATATCGTGTAATGGCAAATCTGACTCATAAATACTTTAGAGTGGAGGTGCTTGATGGATCTTCTCCTGCAACTTTAAAGTCCGATGGAACAGGTGCAGTTTGGGTTATTGGTGATCAGTTAGGGAAACCTTCTTATACCGAGAATCATGTAGGCTGGAATACATCAAATGCTTTATGTATGGCTCCTATTGGCAATAAAACTTATCAGATGACTCTTGTTGCAGGTGAATCAATAAATGCCAATGAGATTAACTTCAAATTCTTCCATCAAAAAGATTGGGGCGGTGAATTTGGAAGTGCTACATTATCATCATCAAGTGATATTGTATTTGTTGGAGACGGTAATAACGGCAGAGATAATGGTAACCTTGGTCTTGTAGAAGGTACTACTCTGGAGGTAGGAGCAACATATGTATTCACTGTTGATCTTTCAGCAGGTAGCAGCAGTGGTGTTCTCACAGTGGTTAAGAAATAG
- a CDS encoding AGE family epimerase/isomerase, translating into MVDSEGNGNPETERGLILNSRILWTFSSLYFKDRDERFLSVADRAYSYIEDNFIDIVYGGAVYTVDNTGNWINEIKSIYANSFLIYGLSEYVMATGNRSALEHAKNTFLRLEEHAHDTLYGGYGEIYNRDWSPVTDSSINEIGDAAKTMNTSLHIIEALTNLYRVWQSPVVKDRLQEMIILTLEKIINPETNRLYYFFDHDWKSITNIKSYGHDIECSWLMLEAAEVLGDIELIEKVEKASIAMAESTLEALNKNGSLTNESVDGVNSISLQWWVQAEAVVGFINAWELTKDDVWIDHTLSAWKFTEENFVDKEYGEWFWGFGNDGQLNTTAPKISAWKCPYHNSRMSLEVLRRLSRYS; encoded by the coding sequence ATGGTTGATTCTGAGGGGAATGGAAATCCCGAAACAGAAAGAGGCTTAATACTGAATTCTCGCATTCTTTGGACATTTTCATCTCTTTATTTTAAAGATAGGGATGAACGCTTTCTCTCAGTTGCTGACAGAGCCTATAGCTATATTGAAGATAATTTTATAGATATAGTATATGGAGGCGCTGTTTATACAGTTGACAATACTGGCAACTGGATAAATGAAATAAAAAGCATATATGCCAATTCATTTCTTATCTATGGGCTATCTGAATATGTGATGGCAACAGGTAACAGGTCGGCATTAGAACATGCTAAAAACACATTCCTAAGATTAGAAGAGCATGCTCATGACACATTATATGGAGGTTATGGGGAAATTTACAACAGAGACTGGTCGCCTGTTACTGATAGCTCAATAAATGAGATTGGAGATGCAGCAAAAACTATGAATACGAGTTTACATATAATAGAGGCTCTCACAAATCTATACAGGGTATGGCAATCTCCTGTTGTTAAGGATCGATTGCAAGAAATGATTATCCTCACTCTTGAAAAGATAATAAATCCAGAAACTAATCGTCTATACTATTTTTTTGACCATGATTGGAAAAGTATTACTAATATTAAATCTTATGGTCATGATATTGAATGTTCATGGCTAATGCTCGAAGCTGCTGAAGTATTGGGTGATATAGAACTTATTGAAAAAGTGGAGAAAGCGTCAATTGCTATGGCTGAATCTACATTAGAAGCATTAAATAAGAATGGTAGTTTGACAAATGAATCGGTTGATGGTGTTAATTCAATATCGCTGCAATGGTGGGTACAGGCTGAAGCAGTTGTCGGTTTCATAAATGCTTGGGAGTTGACAAAAGATGATGTATGGATTGACCATACACTATCTGCCTGGAAGTTTACTGAAGAGAATTTTGTAGATAAAGAGTATGGTGAATGGTTCTGGGGATTTGGAAATGATGGGCAGCTCAACACAACAGCACCTAAAATTTCAGCCTGGAAATGTCCATATCATAATAGTCGAATGAGTTTAGAGGTACTACGCCGACTCTCTAGATACAGTTAA
- the gdhA gene encoding NADP-specific glutamate dehydrogenase gives MRVNDVMTQLEAKHPGESEYLQAVREVLVSIEDVYNQHPEFEKAGIIERIVEPDRVFTFRVPWVDDNGKVHVNIGYRVQFNGAIGPYKGGIRFHPSVSLSSLKFLGFEQTFKNALTTLPMGGGKGGSDFAPKGRSQAEIMRFCQSFVMELWRVIGPDTDVPAGDIGVGAREVGYMYGMYKKLAREHTGTFTGKGLSFGGSKLRPEATGFGALYFVQKMCDEFHIGLRGKTVAVSGFGNVAWGAVTKATELGAKVVTISGPDGYIYDEEGINTPEKIEYMLELRNSGEDIVAPYADEFPSAKFYPGKKPWECKVDIALPCAIQNELNLEDAKQLKSNGVILVAEVSNMGCTSEAVDFFTENEMLFAPGKAVNGGGVACSGLEMTQNAMHLSWDNDEVDRWLRQIMNNIHQQCAAYGKEGDYINYVKGANIAGFMKVADAMMAQGVV, from the coding sequence ATGAGAGTAAATGATGTTATGACTCAACTGGAAGCTAAGCACCCAGGTGAGTCGGAGTACTTGCAGGCTGTAAGAGAAGTATTAGTTTCTATTGAGGATGTTTATAATCAGCATCCTGAATTTGAAAAAGCCGGTATTATTGAACGTATAGTAGAACCCGACCGTGTTTTCACATTTCGTGTACCATGGGTTGATGACAATGGCAAAGTACATGTGAACATTGGGTATCGTGTACAGTTCAACGGTGCTATTGGTCCATACAAGGGAGGAATACGTTTCCATCCATCAGTATCTTTATCTTCACTGAAGTTCTTAGGGTTTGAGCAAACATTTAAGAATGCACTCACAACATTGCCTATGGGTGGTGGTAAAGGTGGTTCTGACTTTGCACCTAAAGGGAGGTCACAGGCCGAAATAATGCGTTTTTGCCAATCTTTTGTAATGGAACTTTGGAGAGTTATTGGTCCTGATACTGATGTTCCTGCAGGTGATATTGGAGTAGGTGCCAGAGAAGTTGGCTATATGTACGGTATGTACAAAAAACTTGCCCGTGAGCATACTGGTACTTTCACAGGAAAGGGTCTCTCTTTCGGTGGTTCAAAATTGCGTCCTGAGGCTACTGGTTTCGGAGCTCTCTATTTTGTTCAGAAAATGTGTGATGAGTTTCATATAGGCTTAAGAGGTAAGACAGTAGCTGTTTCTGGTTTTGGAAACGTGGCATGGGGCGCTGTTACGAAAGCAACAGAACTGGGTGCAAAAGTGGTGACAATTTCTGGTCCTGATGGTTATATTTATGACGAAGAGGGTATTAATACACCAGAGAAGATTGAATATATGCTTGAACTGCGCAATTCGGGAGAGGATATTGTAGCTCCTTATGCTGATGAGTTTCCAAGTGCTAAATTCTACCCGGGTAAGAAGCCGTGGGAGTGCAAAGTAGATATAGCTCTTCCATGTGCAATTCAGAATGAACTAAATCTAGAAGATGCTAAACAACTGAAAAGTAATGGTGTAATTCTTGTTGCTGAGGTGTCCAACATGGGTTGTACATCAGAGGCAGTGGATTTCTTTACTGAGAACGAGATGCTGTTTGCACCTGGTAAAGCTGTAAATGGCGGTGGTGTTGCATGTTCAGGATTAGAGATGACTCAAAATGCAATGCATTTGTCATGGGATAATGATGAAGTGGACAGATGGCTGCGTCAGATAATGAATAACATTCACCAGCAATGCGCTGCCTATGGCAAGGAAGGTGATTATATCAACTACGTAAAGGGAGCTAACATTGCCGGATTTATGAAAGTTGCTGATGCAATGATGGCTCAGGGAGTTGTGTAG
- a CDS encoding glycoside hydrolase family 16 protein — protein sequence MKYTSIIVIVLVMISGLVSCNSQRPKEIKAEWKLVWEEDFNGSDIDYSVWSKIPRGKSDWNNYMSDYDSLYEVANGNLILRGIVNNVLPNDTAPFITGGVYTKDKIVFGEGRLEIRAKLNGAKGAWPAFWMLPEDAQWPHGGEIDIMERLDYDSIVYQTVHTNYTYNLNIKNPPNGATAPINPEDYNTYAVEKRKDTLSFFVNNNLTFQYPRIETDKVGQFPFNDQDFYLLIDMQLGGSWVGKVDPETLPVEMYIDRVRFYTTP from the coding sequence ATGAAGTACACATCAATAATTGTTATAGTTTTAGTAATGATTTCAGGTTTAGTATCCTGTAACAGCCAAAGGCCAAAAGAGATAAAAGCAGAATGGAAATTAGTCTGGGAAGAAGATTTCAATGGTTCAGATATTGACTATTCTGTATGGTCGAAAATACCAAGGGGGAAGAGTGACTGGAATAATTACATGAGTGATTATGACTCACTTTACGAAGTAGCTAACGGCAATCTGATTTTAAGAGGAATAGTTAACAATGTATTACCAAATGATACTGCACCTTTTATAACCGGAGGTGTATATACTAAAGATAAGATAGTATTCGGCGAAGGACGTTTAGAAATAAGAGCAAAACTAAATGGAGCTAAAGGTGCATGGCCTGCTTTCTGGATGCTGCCCGAAGACGCACAATGGCCACATGGAGGTGAGATTGATATTATGGAACGACTTGATTACGATTCAATTGTATATCAGACAGTTCATACTAATTACACCTATAATTTAAACATAAAAAATCCTCCGAATGGAGCAACTGCCCCTATAAATCCGGAGGATTATAATACATATGCTGTAGAAAAAAGGAAAGACACTCTGTCCTTTTTCGTAAATAATAATCTTACTTTCCAATATCCAAGAATTGAAACTGATAAAGTGGGACAGTTCCCATTCAATGATCAGGACTTCTATCTGCTTATAGATATGCAGCTTGGAGGAAGCTGGGTTGGTAAAGTAGATCCCGAAACGCTCCCGGTTGAAATGTATATTGACAGAGTAAGGTTCTACACAACTCCCTGA
- a CDS encoding glycoside hydrolase family 30 protein, whose translation MQIIHSFKLILLVLALCSCSSCEKTIPDNSNGEEPELPKGDVTIYVTTNNRSQDFKKQAADFSSKSNMSPTTIKLNPAERFQTMDGFGAAITGSTAFNLMKMTKENRTKFLKETFSPTEGMGQSYVRISIGCSDFSLSEYSLCDTPGIENFGLTSEETDYVIPVLKEILAINPDLKIMGSPWTPPQWMKVNNLTDLQPFNSWTSGQLNPAYYGDYATYFVKWIQAMNQNGIKIYSVTPQNEPLNRGNSASLYMGWEEQFEFVQNHLVPQFKAASLSTKIYLFDHNYNYDNMADQNGYPMKIYDAGIDSDVVAGAAYHNYGGDKAELLKVQSRYPERELVFTETSIGTWNDGRNLQVRLIDDMREVALGTVNNGCKAVIVWNLMLDTERGPNREGGCQTCYGAVDIDISDFSTITRNSHYYIIGHLSSVVKPGAVRIGTTGFSDPGFIHSAFENTDGTYAVVLLNSTSASKSITLDDGKQHFTYEVPANSVISYKWNK comes from the coding sequence ATGCAAATAATACATTCATTTAAATTGATTTTACTTGTTCTTGCACTTTGCAGCTGCTCTTCGTGTGAAAAAACAATACCAGATAATAGTAATGGAGAAGAGCCTGAATTACCAAAAGGAGATGTGACTATATATGTTACAACCAACAATCGCTCTCAGGATTTCAAAAAACAGGCTGCAGATTTCAGCAGTAAAAGTAATATGTCGCCTACAACCATAAAACTTAATCCCGCTGAAAGGTTCCAGACAATGGATGGATTTGGAGCTGCTATAACCGGCTCTACTGCATTCAATCTGATGAAGATGACGAAGGAAAACAGAACCAAGTTTCTGAAGGAGACATTCTCTCCTACAGAAGGTATGGGACAGAGCTATGTGCGAATTTCAATTGGTTGCTCCGATTTCTCTTTGAGCGAGTATAGTCTTTGTGATACTCCTGGCATTGAGAATTTTGGACTTACTTCTGAAGAGACTGATTATGTGATCCCGGTGTTGAAAGAGATATTGGCTATCAATCCTGATTTGAAGATAATGGGATCTCCATGGACACCGCCGCAATGGATGAAAGTGAATAACCTCACTGATCTGCAGCCGTTCAACTCATGGACCAGCGGACAGCTAAATCCTGCATATTATGGTGATTATGCGACATACTTTGTGAAATGGATTCAGGCAATGAATCAAAATGGTATTAAAATATACTCGGTAACTCCTCAGAACGAACCTCTTAACAGAGGTAATTCAGCATCTCTATATATGGGATGGGAAGAACAATTTGAGTTTGTACAAAATCATCTTGTTCCTCAATTCAAGGCAGCTTCATTGAGCACAAAAATCTATCTGTTTGACCATAATTATAATTATGATAATATGGCTGACCAGAATGGTTATCCTATGAAGATTTATGATGCAGGAATTGATTCAGATGTGGTGGCAGGTGCTGCTTATCACAACTATGGAGGTGACAAGGCTGAATTATTGAAAGTGCAAAGCAGGTACCCCGAGAGAGAATTGGTATTTACTGAAACTTCAATCGGGACATGGAATGATGGTCGTAATCTTCAGGTAAGACTGATTGATGATATGCGTGAGGTTGCACTGGGTACTGTTAATAATGGTTGTAAAGCAGTCATCGTATGGAATCTGATGCTTGATACAGAAAGAGGTCCAAATCGTGAGGGGGGCTGTCAGACCTGCTACGGAGCTGTTGACATTGATATTTCAGACTTCTCTACTATCACCAGAAATTCGCATTATTACATTATAGGGCATCTTTCTTCAGTAGTGAAACCGGGTGCTGTAAGAATAGGTACAACTGGATTCTCTGACCCTGGGTTTATTCATTCTGCCTTTGAGAATACGGATGGTACTTATGCAGTGGTATTATTAAATAGTACTTCAGCCTCAAAAAGTATTACACTTGATGATGGAAAGCAACACTTCACTTACGAAGTTCCTGCTAATTCGGTGATCTCTTATAAATGGAATAAATAG